The Arachis hypogaea cultivar Tifrunner chromosome 14, arahy.Tifrunner.gnm2.J5K5, whole genome shotgun sequence genome has a segment encoding these proteins:
- the LOC112742483 gene encoding protein FAR1-RELATED SEQUENCE 5-like: MDEQNEFEQDFGDEFTEGAYFSESDPSKDTLEAAYALAFGFYLKYSKLKGFSARKSKTFKNSIGEIYKQKFVCHRQGFREEKCYTMEKRKKEPRLETRTGCEARMDVKFVPETRRWHIFYFSDEHNHDLLDTQFSAMLPAHRKMTEADIMQMMNMLKSGISTSQIFGLLPSQADGYEFVGYGPRDMYNEIARQRHQVPGDAAQVLKKLEDMRQLDYQLFGDVIAFDATYKKNKYSCPLVIFSGVNHHNQTIIFVAALIVDKTTDTYIWLLRQLMFAIKGKTLTSIITDGAMAIRNAVRDVFPEVRHRLCAWHLIRNTTSNVRNPSFTSKFQKIMLGDYEISVFKHKWVQLIEEFGFEDKPWVNNMYEEKHMWATADIRGKFFAGFRTTSRCEGLHSVMARYMGSQYDLTSFVEHFQRCVAHLRFKEFNADYESTRGVPVMQTCIELLERFAAEVYTHEIFLLFQPFFSRAGSMRVLNIENNNDCSKYIVLLDRWTKKVKSALNDASGFTRDAVVISRQRVLMEFSKQLAAVAAKVPERFQETRDIIMGLYSSYKIADEGTTQPQSGSGQPSKKKRQRCSVCQMEGHKKTTCPWQKDIDNNVMEDEANGSDNSDIYTEPTPDLDSDN, encoded by the exons ATGGATGAACAGAATGAATTCGAACAAGATTTCGGAGATGAATTTACTGAGGGAGCATATTTTTCTGAATCTGATCCGTCAAAAGATACCCTTGAAGCTGCTTATGCG CTTGCATTTGGTTTTTATCTGAAGTACTCAAAGTTGAAGGGTTTTAGTGCAAGGAAGAGTAAGACTTTCAAGAATAGTATTGGTGAGATTTACAAACAAAAGTTTGTATGTCATAGGCAAGGATTCAGGGAGGAGAAATGTTACACGATggaaaaaaggaagaaggagcCTAGATTGGAAACAAGAACTGGGTGTGAAGCCCGAATGGATGTTAAATTTGTACCTGAAACTAGAAGGTGGCATATCTTTTATTTCTCTGATGAACACAACCATGATCTATTGGATACACAATTTAGTGCTATGTTGCCTGCTCACAGAAAAATGACAGAGGCAGATATTATGCAAATGATGAACATGCTAAAGTCCGGGATTAGCACTTCACAGATATTTGGTCTTCTACCTAGTCAAGCAGACGGGTATGAATTTGTCGGCTATGGTCCCAGAGATATGTACAATGAGATTGCTCGGCAAAGGCATCAAGTTCCTGGTGATGCAGCACAAGTGTTGAAGAAGTTGGAGGATATGCG CCAACTAGACTACCAACTCTTCGGAGATGTCATTGCTTTTGATGCTACGTATAAGAAGAACAAGTATAGTTGTCCATTAGTCATATTCAGCGGGGTTAACCACCACAACCAAACAATTATTTTTGTTGCTGCGTTAATTGTGGACAAAACTACTGATACATATATTTGGCTCCTGCGTCAGCTCATGTTTGCCATTAAGGGTAAGACCCTGACCTCAATAATAACTGATGGGGCCATGGCAATTAGGAATGCAGTAAGAGATGTATTTCCTGAAGTCAGACATAGATTATGCGCTTGGCACCTTATTCGAAATACGACTAGCAATGTCAGAAATCCATCGTTTACATCTAAATTCCAAAAAATCATGTTGGGAGACTACGAGATTTCCGTGTTTAAGCATAAGTGGGTTCAGCTTATTGAAGAATTTGGCTTTGAGGATAAGCCTTGGGTGAACAACATGTATGAAGAGAAGCATATGTGGGCTACTGCAGATATAAGAGGTAAGTTTTTTGCTGGCTTTAGAACTACCTCAAGATGTGAAGGTTTACACTCAGTTATGGCAAGGTATATGGGGTCGCAGTATGATTTGACAAGTTTTGTAGAGCATTTTCAAAGGTGTGTTGCACACTTGCGCTTTAAAGAATTTAATGCTGATTATGAATCTACACGTGGGGTGCCCGTTATGCAGACTTGTATAGAGCTGCTAGAGAGATTTGCTGCTGAGGTATACACTCATGAGATATTTCTGTTGTTTCAGCCATTTTTTTCTAGAGCTGGATCAATGCGGGTACTAAACATAGAGAATAACAATGATTGCTCAAAGTACATTGTGT TGTTGGATAGATGGACAAAGAAGGTGAAATCAGCACTCAATGATGCAAGTGGATTCACCAGGGATGCTGTTGTTATTAGTCGTCAACGTGTCTTGATGGAATTTTCTAAACAATTGGCTGCTGTTGCTGCTAAAGTCCCTGAGAGATTTCAAGAGACACGTGACATTATTATGGGGTTGTATTCATCTTACAAGATTGCAGACGAAGGCACTACGCAACCTCAGTCAG GCTCAGGACAACCATCTAAGAAGAAGCGGCAACGTTGTAGTGTTTGTCAAATGGAAGGACATAAGAAGACAACATGTCCTTGGCAAAAGGATATTGACAACAACGTTATGGAAGATGAAGCTAATGGTTCAGATAACAGCGACATATATACCGAACCGACTCCTGATTTAGATAGTGATAATTAG
- the LOC112741925 gene encoding glucosidase 2 subunit beta isoform X1, with protein MMKLRMGTGVVVISTALLFLCLPFCSSSVPNDPFFGIAPQDEKYYKSSDVIRCNDGSGKFTRAQLNDDFCDCPDGTDEPGTSACPGGKFYCHNAGHVPTSLFSSRVNDGICDCCDGTDEYDGKVTCPNTCWEAGKVARDKLKKKIATYQDGVKLRKEEIEKAKSALDKDKVELLKLKKEESTLKEIVQQLKEHKEEIEKEEEKERLRKEKEEKEKKEAEEKANEEKSAATGEEAGHTNEAGKHSDAKDYAADETKYEQSDVGDSYDGATDSPSSEGSPLNEVEESVKGAEGEHAAKSETDLRVEEKKSSEEIINTGNDASENTEGLSKEELGQLVASRWTGQKGGKQSGEAEDAKKTEEQEDLTSESNNEEYEGYASETDDDRNRYDGEDETEDDFREDERDDVSSSYKPDADFEGEPDLSDVVTTDSPSWLTKIQRTVRKLFKAVNFFETPLNQTDAARVRKEYDELSSKLSKLQSRVSSLTQKLKHDFGPEGEFYSFYDRCFESKQNKYTYKVCPYDQASQEEGYSTTRLGRWDKFEDSYKVMAFSNGDRCWNGPDRSMKVRMRCGLKNEITDVDEPSRCEYVALLSTPALCKEEKLKELQHKLDSLNSQQPEKHDEL; from the exons ATGATGAAGCTGCGAATGGGAACGGGTGTCGTCGTCATTTCCACAGCGTTGTTATTTTTATGCCTCCCATTTTGTTCGTCTTCAGTTCCCAATGACCCCTTCTTCGGAATCGCTCCCCAAG ATGAGAAATATTACAAGTCTTCGGATGTAATAAGATGCAACGATGGATCGGGAAAATTCACCAGAGCACAGCTCAATGACGATTTCTGCGACTGCCCCGATGGCACCGATGAGCctg GTACATCAGCATGTCCCGGTGGAAAATTTTACTGTCATAATGCAGGGCATGTCCCTACTTCCCTGTTTTCGTCTAGGGTGAACGATGGAATTTGCG ATTGCTGTGATGGAACTGATGAATATGATGGCAAAGTAACATGCCCAAATACCTGCTGGGAAGCTGGGAAAGTTGCTCGTGATAAGCTGAAAAAGAAGATTGCCACATATCAAGACGGTGTCAAGCTCCGGAAGGAagaaattgaaaaagcaaaatcaGCTCTAGATAAGGACAAGGTTGAACTTTTAAaactgaaaaaagaagaaagcacaCTTAAAGAGATTGTGCAACAGCTAAAAg AGCATAAAGAAGAaatagagaaggaagaagagaaggagcgCTTACGgaaggaaaaagaagagaaagagaaaaaggaggCTGAGGAGAAGGCTAATGAAGAAAAATCTGCAGCTACTGGAGAAGAAGCAGGGCATACAAATGAAGCAGGAAAGCATTCAGATGCCAAAGACTATGCTGCG GATGAAACGAAGTATGAGCAATCAGATGTAGGTGATAGTTATGATGGAGCCACAGATAGTCCTAGTAGTGAAGGATCTCCGCTTAATGAAGTGGAGGAG AGTGTAAAGGGTGCTGAGGGAGAACATGCTGCTAAATCAGAAACTGATTTGAGGGTTGAAGAGAAAAAATCTTCTGAGGAAATAATCAATACG GGAAATGATGCATCTGAAAATACTGAGGGATTATCAAAGGAAGAATTGGGTCAACTTGTTGCTTCTCGTTGGACAGGACAAAAGGGGGGTAAGCAAAGTGGTGAAGCTGAAGATGCAAAGAAAACTGAAGAACAGGAAGATCTCACAAGCGAGTCCAATAACGAGGAGTATGAAGGCTATGCTTCTGAAACTGACGATGACAGAAACAGATATGATGGAGAAGATGAAACCGAAGACGATTTTAGAGAGGATGAGCGTGATGACGTCAGTTCCTCTTACAAACCTGACGCAGATTTTGAAGGTGAACCAGACTTGTCAG ATGTGGTGACAACAGATAGTCCTTCTTGGTTAACAAAAATACAGAGAACTGTGCGGAAACTTTTTAAGGCTGTTAATTTCTTCGAGACTCCGTTGAACCAGACAG ATGCTGCTCGTGTACGAAAAGAATACGATGAGTTGAGTTCCAAGTTGTCAAAATTACAGTCAAGAGTATCAAGTCTGACACAAAAGTTAAAACATGATTTTG GTCCAGAGGGCGAGTTCTATTCATTCTATGACCGATGCTTTGAGAGTAAACAAAACAA GTACACTTACAAAGTCTGCCCTTATGATCAGGCTTCTCAGGAGGAGGGCTATTCAACTACCCGTTTGGG CCGCTGGGACAAATTTGAGGACTCCTATAAAGTAATGGCATTTTCCAATGGTGATAGATGCTGGAATGGTCCTGATAGAAGCATGAAG GTTAGGATGAGATGCGGGCTGAAAAATGAGATTACAGATGTGGATGAACCGAGCCGATGCGA ATATGTAGCTTTGTTATCTACCCCAGCTCTTTGTAAAGAGGAAAAGTTGAAG GAATTACAACACAAGTTAGACTCGTTGAATTCGCAACAACCCGAAAAACACGACGAATTGTGA
- the LOC112741925 gene encoding glucosidase 2 subunit beta isoform X2: MMKLRMGTGVVVISTALLFLCLPFCSSSVPNDPFFGIAPQDEKYYKSSDVIRCNDGSGKFTRAQLNDDFCDCPDGTDEPGTSACPGGKFYCHNAGHVPTSLFSSRVNDGICDCCDGTDEYDGKVTCPNTCWEAGKVARDKLKKKIATYQDGVKLRKEEIEKAKSALDKDKVELLKLKKEESTLKEIVQQLKEHKEEIEKEEEKERLRKEKEEKEKKEAEEKANEEKSAATGEEAGHTNEAGKHSDAKDYAADETKYEQSDVGDSYDGATDSPSSEGSPLNEVEESVKGAEGEHAAKSETDLRVEEKKSSEEIINTGNDASENTEGLSKEELGQLVASRWTGQKGGKQSGEAEDAKKTEEQEDLTSESNNEEYEGYASETDDDRNRYDGEDETEDDFREDERDDVSSSYKPDADFEGEPDLSDSPSWLTKIQRTVRKLFKAVNFFETPLNQTDAARVRKEYDELSSKLSKLQSRVSSLTQKLKHDFGPEGEFYSFYDRCFESKQNKYTYKVCPYDQASQEEGYSTTRLGRWDKFEDSYKVMAFSNGDRCWNGPDRSMKVRMRCGLKNEITDVDEPSRCEYVALLSTPALCKEEKLKELQHKLDSLNSQQPEKHDEL, translated from the exons ATGATGAAGCTGCGAATGGGAACGGGTGTCGTCGTCATTTCCACAGCGTTGTTATTTTTATGCCTCCCATTTTGTTCGTCTTCAGTTCCCAATGACCCCTTCTTCGGAATCGCTCCCCAAG ATGAGAAATATTACAAGTCTTCGGATGTAATAAGATGCAACGATGGATCGGGAAAATTCACCAGAGCACAGCTCAATGACGATTTCTGCGACTGCCCCGATGGCACCGATGAGCctg GTACATCAGCATGTCCCGGTGGAAAATTTTACTGTCATAATGCAGGGCATGTCCCTACTTCCCTGTTTTCGTCTAGGGTGAACGATGGAATTTGCG ATTGCTGTGATGGAACTGATGAATATGATGGCAAAGTAACATGCCCAAATACCTGCTGGGAAGCTGGGAAAGTTGCTCGTGATAAGCTGAAAAAGAAGATTGCCACATATCAAGACGGTGTCAAGCTCCGGAAGGAagaaattgaaaaagcaaaatcaGCTCTAGATAAGGACAAGGTTGAACTTTTAAaactgaaaaaagaagaaagcacaCTTAAAGAGATTGTGCAACAGCTAAAAg AGCATAAAGAAGAaatagagaaggaagaagagaaggagcgCTTACGgaaggaaaaagaagagaaagagaaaaaggaggCTGAGGAGAAGGCTAATGAAGAAAAATCTGCAGCTACTGGAGAAGAAGCAGGGCATACAAATGAAGCAGGAAAGCATTCAGATGCCAAAGACTATGCTGCG GATGAAACGAAGTATGAGCAATCAGATGTAGGTGATAGTTATGATGGAGCCACAGATAGTCCTAGTAGTGAAGGATCTCCGCTTAATGAAGTGGAGGAG AGTGTAAAGGGTGCTGAGGGAGAACATGCTGCTAAATCAGAAACTGATTTGAGGGTTGAAGAGAAAAAATCTTCTGAGGAAATAATCAATACG GGAAATGATGCATCTGAAAATACTGAGGGATTATCAAAGGAAGAATTGGGTCAACTTGTTGCTTCTCGTTGGACAGGACAAAAGGGGGGTAAGCAAAGTGGTGAAGCTGAAGATGCAAAGAAAACTGAAGAACAGGAAGATCTCACAAGCGAGTCCAATAACGAGGAGTATGAAGGCTATGCTTCTGAAACTGACGATGACAGAAACAGATATGATGGAGAAGATGAAACCGAAGACGATTTTAGAGAGGATGAGCGTGATGACGTCAGTTCCTCTTACAAACCTGACGCAGATTTTGAAGGTGAACCAGACTTGTCAG ATAGTCCTTCTTGGTTAACAAAAATACAGAGAACTGTGCGGAAACTTTTTAAGGCTGTTAATTTCTTCGAGACTCCGTTGAACCAGACAG ATGCTGCTCGTGTACGAAAAGAATACGATGAGTTGAGTTCCAAGTTGTCAAAATTACAGTCAAGAGTATCAAGTCTGACACAAAAGTTAAAACATGATTTTG GTCCAGAGGGCGAGTTCTATTCATTCTATGACCGATGCTTTGAGAGTAAACAAAACAA GTACACTTACAAAGTCTGCCCTTATGATCAGGCTTCTCAGGAGGAGGGCTATTCAACTACCCGTTTGGG CCGCTGGGACAAATTTGAGGACTCCTATAAAGTAATGGCATTTTCCAATGGTGATAGATGCTGGAATGGTCCTGATAGAAGCATGAAG GTTAGGATGAGATGCGGGCTGAAAAATGAGATTACAGATGTGGATGAACCGAGCCGATGCGA ATATGTAGCTTTGTTATCTACCCCAGCTCTTTGTAAAGAGGAAAAGTTGAAG GAATTACAACACAAGTTAGACTCGTTGAATTCGCAACAACCCGAAAAACACGACGAATTGTGA